From Serinicoccus profundi, the proteins below share one genomic window:
- a CDS encoding type II toxin-antitoxin system VapC family toxin: MSGLLLDTNALLWTLTGDARLGRKARKSITGAGVVKYSAVSVLEITVKTMLGKLSLPGDLPTALTASGLGEIPLTSRHAGALTEFAELAPHDPFDRMLLAQAHVEHLSLLTSDGTLLGLGLPWVTDAHQ; this comes from the coding sequence GTGAGCGGCCTCCTTCTCGACACCAACGCCTTGCTCTGGACCTTGACAGGTGACGCACGCCTGGGACGGAAAGCACGGAAGAGCATTACCGGGGCAGGCGTCGTGAAGTACTCGGCGGTCTCGGTCCTCGAGATCACCGTCAAGACGATGCTCGGCAAGCTCTCGCTCCCCGGTGACTTGCCGACGGCGCTCACCGCCAGCGGTCTCGGCGAGATCCCCTTGACATCCCGGCATGCCGGTGCCCTGACCGAGTTTGCCGAGCTGGCCCCCCACGACCCGTTCGATCGGATGCTCCTGGCCCAGGCACACGTGGAGCACCTGAGCCTGCTCACGTCGGATGGCACGCTCCTCGGACTGGGTCTGCCCTGGGTGACCGACGCTCACCAATAA
- a CDS encoding type II toxin-antitoxin system Phd/YefM family antitoxin, whose product MIQVNVHEAKSQLSRLIEATLAGEKVTIARSGRPVVDLVVHSSPPVVIGVPGWADAEVDTDALDAPDQQIDALFAGADE is encoded by the coding sequence ATGATCCAGGTCAACGTGCATGAGGCGAAGTCGCAGCTGTCCCGCCTCATCGAGGCCACGCTCGCCGGTGAAAAGGTGACCATCGCGCGTTCCGGTCGGCCCGTCGTTGACCTCGTCGTCCACTCCTCTCCGCCGGTCGTCATCGGCGTCCCAGGCTGGGCCGACGCTGAGGTAGACACGGATGCGCTGGACGCGCCTGATCAGCAGATTGACGCCTTGTTCGCCGGTGCGGACGAGTGA